In one Kineococcus rhizosphaerae genomic region, the following are encoded:
- a CDS encoding putative bifunctional diguanylate cyclase/phosphodiesterase, giving the protein MSRRTERRRPAAAGAWVVPLPVRLLLVLLTAGVGVYLVSLLPPFRPQGRTIPLFDLYLKNSMWPLFAVLVLWRAVRVRAERLAWSFLAAAVTAGATGSFTYYAFLQFRTDVAFPSVSDASWLLLYPLAYVGVVLLLRSRAGRLQGTVWLDALLAAFAGGSLAALVLIGPLLQLGSHRLLPALTGLAYPISDLLLLMMMTSVVAVFGWRPGRTWTLLGAGFAVQAVSDSTYAVALTEGTWRANTVLDAGWPIPLLLIALAAWQPPTRHVSRPVGLTDLVAPAAFALLSVAVLFVATVRDVPLVVSLLALAGVLTSITRTAVTFRQVRDLTVFRNQARTDELTGLANRRRFTEALGSLLETDGPPGLSVLLIDLDRFKEVNDSLGHAAGDELLVEVGRRFAAALRCDDLLARLGGDEFAVLVRTGRDTDAQHVADHLSAALAAPFVLSGVRVHVGASVGLATACTRAVSAAELLRRADVAMYRAKADRCGTHLYADDLDEHSRDRLRLVDELRTGIAQGQLVLHYQPKIALGSGRLTGVEALVRWQHPVRGLLGPDAFLPLVQDAGLSADLSAQVLRVALRDCAAWRAAGWDATVAVNLSTSELLDLALPQEVAHALAEVGLSGSALVVEITEGVFMVDKATSVAVLTALRDQGVRVSVDDYGTGYSSLAYLRELPLDELKLDRSFTQNLDADARTAAIVESTIALSHSLGLAMVAEGVENDAVLDRLRTAGCDLAQGYHVSRPLPVDALRAWFATLDADRAWHAPQAGAEVRAGA; this is encoded by the coding sequence GTGAGCAGGAGGACGGAGCGCCGGCGCCCGGCCGCAGCGGGCGCGTGGGTCGTCCCGCTGCCGGTGCGCCTGCTCCTGGTGCTGCTGACGGCCGGCGTGGGCGTCTACCTCGTCAGCCTGCTGCCGCCGTTCCGGCCGCAGGGCCGGACCATCCCGCTGTTCGACCTCTACCTCAAGAACTCGATGTGGCCGCTGTTCGCGGTGCTCGTCCTGTGGCGCGCCGTGCGGGTCCGCGCAGAACGCCTGGCCTGGTCGTTCCTGGCGGCCGCCGTGACGGCCGGCGCCACCGGGTCGTTCACCTACTACGCCTTCCTGCAGTTCCGGACGGACGTCGCGTTCCCGTCGGTGTCCGACGCCTCGTGGCTGCTGCTGTACCCCCTGGCCTACGTGGGCGTGGTGCTGCTGCTGCGCTCGCGCGCGGGACGGCTGCAGGGCACGGTGTGGCTGGACGCGCTCCTGGCCGCCTTCGCCGGCGGTTCCCTGGCGGCGCTGGTGCTCATCGGCCCGCTCCTGCAGCTGGGCTCGCACCGGCTGCTGCCCGCGCTGACGGGCCTGGCGTACCCGATCAGCGACCTCCTGCTCCTCATGATGATGACGTCCGTCGTCGCGGTGTTCGGCTGGCGGCCCGGGCGCACGTGGACGCTGCTGGGCGCGGGGTTCGCGGTGCAGGCCGTCTCCGACTCCACGTACGCCGTGGCGCTGACCGAGGGCACCTGGCGGGCGAACACGGTCCTCGACGCGGGCTGGCCGATCCCGCTGCTGCTCATCGCGCTGGCGGCCTGGCAGCCGCCGACGCGGCACGTCAGCCGGCCCGTGGGGCTGACCGACCTCGTGGCGCCCGCCGCGTTCGCCCTGCTGTCGGTGGCCGTGCTGTTCGTCGCCACCGTCCGGGACGTCCCGCTCGTGGTGAGCCTGCTGGCCCTGGCGGGCGTCCTCACGAGCATCACCCGCACCGCCGTGACCTTCCGGCAGGTCCGGGACCTGACGGTCTTCCGCAACCAGGCGCGCACCGACGAGCTGACGGGCCTGGCCAACCGGCGCCGCTTCACCGAGGCCCTCGGCAGCCTCCTGGAGACCGACGGGCCGCCGGGCCTGTCGGTCCTGCTCATCGACCTCGACCGCTTCAAGGAGGTCAACGACAGCCTCGGGCACGCCGCCGGCGACGAGCTGCTCGTCGAGGTCGGCCGGCGGTTCGCGGCCGCGCTGCGCTGCGACGACCTGCTCGCCCGGCTGGGCGGCGACGAGTTCGCCGTCCTGGTCCGCACCGGCCGCGACACCGACGCCCAGCACGTCGCGGACCACCTGTCCGCGGCGCTGGCCGCCCCGTTCGTCCTGTCCGGCGTGCGCGTCCACGTCGGGGCCAGCGTCGGCCTGGCCACCGCCTGCACCCGGGCCGTGAGCGCCGCCGAGCTCCTGCGCCGCGCGGACGTGGCGATGTACCGCGCCAAGGCCGACCGCTGCGGGACCCACCTGTACGCCGACGACCTCGACGAGCACAGCCGCGACCGGCTGCGGCTGGTCGACGAGCTGCGTACCGGCATCGCCCAGGGCCAGCTGGTGCTGCACTACCAGCCGAAGATCGCCCTGGGCTCGGGGCGGCTGACCGGCGTGGAGGCGCTCGTGCGCTGGCAGCACCCCGTCCGGGGGCTGCTGGGCCCCGACGCGTTCCTGCCGCTCGTGCAGGACGCCGGCCTGTCGGCGGACCTGAGCGCGCAGGTCCTGCGCGTCGCCCTGCGCGACTGCGCCGCGTGGCGCGCGGCGGGGTGGGACGCCACCGTGGCCGTGAACCTGTCGACGTCCGAGCTGCTCGACCTCGCCCTGCCGCAGGAGGTGGCCCACGCCCTCGCCGAGGTCGGGCTGAGCGGCTCGGCCCTCGTCGTGGAGATCACCGAAGGCGTCTTCATGGTCGACAAGGCGACGTCGGTCGCGGTGCTGACGGCGCTGCGCGACCAGGGCGTCCGCGTCTCCGTCGACGACTACGGGACCGGGTACTCCTCGCTGGCGTACCTGCGCGAACTGCCCCTGGACGAGCTGAAGCTGGACCGCTCGTTCACGCAGAACCTCGACGCCGACGCGCGGACCGCGGCGATCGTGGAGTCCACCATCGCGCTGTCGCACTCCCTGGGCCTGGCCATGGTCGCCGAGGGCGTCGAGAACGACGCCGTCCTCGACCGGCTGCGGACCGCGGGCTGCGACCTCGCCCAGGGCTACCACGTGAGCCGGCCCCTGCCCGTGGACGCGCTGCGCGCGTGGTTCGCCACGCTCGACGCGGACCGGGCCTGGCACGCACCGCAGGCGGGCGCCGAAGTCCGCGCGGGCGCCTGA
- a CDS encoding FAD-binding protein → MRTSRRLTGWGRTAPTTATVLRTADLDVIAEAVRTAGPRGVIARGLGRSYGDPAQNAGGLVVDMTALDRIHHVDVDAAVADVDAGCSLDELLRAVVPHGLWVPVLPGTRQVTVGGAIGADIHGGNHHTQGTFTRHVLSLDLLTADGQIRTLTPDGPDRDLFLATTGGMGLTGIVLRAKIRLDRVETSYFIADVEQTPDFDDMLERLQKNDENYTYSKTWFDSVTKGEHMGRGFLLRGSSAKLSDLPPELRKDPLKFDAPQLARFPDLFPSGMLNRLSAKALNEFYYRKSKTKSGVVQNITQFYHLLDLFADWNRAYGPDGFLQYQFVVPFERTDLLKSSMEAIVESGHISALNVLKRFGDANDAPLSFPTRGWTLAVDLPVKKGLDQLCDLLDEMVLDAGGRLYLAKDSRTTADRFARMYPELPAWRKVRDEVDPERKFASDQSRRLQLVTG, encoded by the coding sequence CTGCGCACGAGCCGGCGCCTCACCGGCTGGGGACGCACCGCCCCCACGACGGCCACCGTCCTGCGCACCGCGGACCTCGACGTCATCGCCGAGGCCGTCCGCACCGCCGGCCCGCGCGGAGTCATCGCCCGCGGCCTGGGCCGCTCCTACGGCGACCCCGCCCAGAACGCCGGCGGGCTCGTCGTCGACATGACCGCCCTGGACCGCATCCACCACGTCGACGTCGACGCCGCGGTCGCCGACGTCGACGCCGGGTGCTCCCTGGACGAGCTCCTGCGCGCCGTCGTCCCGCACGGCCTGTGGGTGCCCGTCCTGCCCGGCACCCGCCAGGTCACCGTCGGCGGGGCCATCGGCGCCGACATCCACGGCGGCAACCACCACACCCAGGGCACCTTCACCCGGCACGTCCTGTCCCTGGACCTGCTGACCGCCGACGGGCAGATCCGCACGCTCACCCCCGACGGGCCCGACCGGGACCTCTTCCTGGCCACCACCGGCGGCATGGGCCTGACCGGCATCGTGCTGCGCGCGAAGATCCGCCTGGACCGCGTCGAGACGTCCTACTTCATCGCCGACGTCGAGCAGACGCCCGACTTCGACGACATGCTCGAGCGGCTGCAGAAGAACGACGAGAACTACACGTACTCCAAGACGTGGTTCGACTCGGTGACCAAGGGCGAGCACATGGGCCGCGGCTTCCTGCTGCGCGGCTCCTCGGCGAAGCTGTCCGACCTGCCGCCCGAGCTGCGCAAGGACCCGCTGAAGTTCGACGCCCCGCAGCTCGCGCGCTTCCCCGACCTGTTCCCCTCCGGGATGCTGAACCGGCTGTCGGCCAAGGCGCTCAACGAGTTCTACTACCGGAAGTCGAAGACGAAGTCCGGTGTGGTGCAGAACATCACGCAGTTCTACCACCTGCTGGACCTGTTCGCGGACTGGAACCGGGCCTACGGCCCCGACGGCTTCCTGCAGTACCAGTTCGTCGTGCCCTTCGAGCGGACCGACCTGCTGAAGTCGAGCATGGAGGCCATCGTCGAGTCCGGGCACATCTCGGCGCTGAACGTCCTGAAGCGCTTCGGCGACGCCAACGACGCACCCCTGTCGTTCCCGACGCGCGGCTGGACGCTCGCGGTCGACCTGCCCGTGAAGAAGGGGCTGGACCAGCTCTGCGACCTGCTCGACGAGATGGTCCTCGACGCCGGCGGCCGGCTGTACCTGGCCAAGGACTCCCGCACCACGGCCGACCGGTTCGCCCGCATGTACCCCGAGCTGCCGGCCTGGCGGAAGGTGCGCGACGAGGTCGACCCCGAACGGAAGTTCGCCTCCGACCAGTCCCGGCGGCTGCAGCTGGTCACCGGCTGA
- a CDS encoding GGDEF domain-containing protein, with translation MTGHVALDPARALLRRDLAALDDLVGADPQRAEALAGELAERASALGDADALVLARLGLAEAVQRTGDSAAAARLITDLRAQHDHLGPEAAVRVPWLLARVFTDLGDRPTALEHALDAAAACSDDLPRRLRTRVFVKVADLLDELGAYEDSRTWYERAEELAVGDGQLHLLVVNNRAYSELERRDAVAARREMALLHELSARYDRPLNANTLDTVARVHLLCGEPELAEAAARAAIEANSAMDAKNGDDAPVCLLTLAVVLRVRGEVAAASRVLDEARAACAREGFGTVRSQILAEQAEVFAALGDYRAAFETHKAFHAADRELLSEQREAQARARQAVFEIDVARQEAARYREEARRDPLTGLRNRLFVDERLPELLTASRSQGRVAGVVLLDLDHFKAVNDTYSHEAGDEVLRRLARILTDAVDGCPGPESFAARLGGEEFLLVVTDARSGCAADLGERVRRTVEETDWSAVTPGRAITVSAGVATLAPGGDKASLLALADARLYAAKAAGRNRVDAG, from the coding sequence GTGACGGGGCACGTCGCGCTGGACCCCGCCCGCGCGCTGCTGCGCCGCGACCTCGCCGCGCTCGACGACCTGGTCGGGGCCGACCCGCAGCGCGCCGAGGCGCTCGCCGGCGAGCTGGCCGAACGGGCCTCCGCGCTCGGTGACGCCGACGCGCTCGTCCTGGCCCGCCTGGGACTGGCCGAGGCGGTGCAGCGCACCGGTGACTCCGCCGCCGCCGCCCGCCTCATCACCGACCTGCGCGCCCAGCACGACCACCTGGGCCCGGAGGCCGCGGTCCGCGTCCCCTGGTTGCTGGCCCGCGTCTTCACCGACCTCGGTGACCGGCCCACCGCCCTCGAGCACGCCCTCGACGCCGCCGCCGCGTGCAGCGACGACCTCCCCCGCCGGCTGCGCACGCGCGTCTTCGTCAAGGTCGCCGACCTGCTCGACGAGCTCGGCGCCTACGAGGACTCCCGCACCTGGTACGAGCGGGCCGAGGAGCTCGCCGTGGGCGACGGGCAGCTGCACCTGCTCGTGGTGAACAACCGGGCCTACTCCGAGCTGGAGCGCCGGGACGCGGTGGCCGCCCGGCGGGAGATGGCCCTGCTGCACGAGCTGAGCGCGCGCTACGACCGCCCGCTGAACGCCAACACCCTCGACACCGTCGCCCGCGTCCACCTGCTGTGCGGGGAACCCGAGCTCGCCGAGGCCGCCGCCCGCGCCGCCATCGAGGCGAACTCGGCGATGGACGCGAAGAACGGCGACGACGCCCCCGTCTGCCTGCTCACCCTCGCCGTGGTGCTGCGCGTGCGGGGGGAGGTCGCCGCGGCGTCCCGCGTCCTGGACGAGGCCCGCGCGGCGTGCGCCCGGGAGGGGTTCGGCACCGTCCGGTCCCAGATCCTCGCCGAGCAGGCCGAGGTCTTCGCGGCCCTGGGCGACTACCGGGCCGCCTTCGAGACCCACAAGGCGTTCCACGCCGCCGACCGCGAGCTGCTCTCGGAGCAGCGCGAGGCGCAGGCCCGGGCCCGGCAGGCGGTGTTCGAGATCGACGTCGCGCGCCAGGAAGCGGCCCGGTACCGCGAGGAGGCGCGACGCGACCCGCTGACGGGGCTGCGCAACCGCTTGTTCGTCGACGAGCGCCTGCCCGAGCTGCTCACCGCGTCCCGCAGCCAGGGACGGGTCGCGGGCGTGGTGCTGCTCGACCTCGACCACTTCAAGGCCGTGAACGACACCTACTCGCACGAGGCCGGTGACGAGGTGCTGCGCCGCCTGGCCCGCATCCTCACCGACGCCGTGGACGGCTGCCCCGGCCCGGAGTCGTTCGCCGCGCGCCTGGGCGGGGAGGAGTTCCTGCTCGTCGTGACCGACGCCCGCTCCGGCTGCGCCGCGGACCTCGGCGAACGCGTCCGGCGCACGGTGGAGGAGACCGACTGGTCCGCCGTCACCCCCGGCCGGGCCATCACCGTCAGCGCGGGCGTCGCGACCCTCGCGCCCGGCGGGGACAAGGCGTCCCTGCTGGCGCTCGCCGACGCGCGGCTGTACGCCGCGAAGGCGGCGGGGCGCAACCGCGTCGACGCGGGCTGA
- the deoC gene encoding deoxyribose-phosphate aldolase, producing MNRRTRTDVARLVDHTLLKPEATAADVAALVADARALGVLAVCVSPNTLPLADAGDLVVATVAGFPSGKHTSAVKAAEAAAAVQAGAHEVDMVIDVGAALAGEVDAVRADIAAVRTAAPAPTVLKVIVESAALPDETLVAVCRAAEEAGADFVKTSTGFHPAGGASVHAIEVMHATVGGRLGIKASGGIRTTQAALALLDAGATRLGLSGSAAVLDGLTD from the coding sequence GTGAACCGACGAACCCGGACCGACGTCGCCCGCCTGGTCGACCACACGCTGCTCAAGCCCGAGGCCACCGCCGCGGACGTCGCGGCCCTGGTCGCCGACGCCCGCGCCCTGGGCGTCCTGGCCGTCTGCGTCTCCCCGAACACGCTGCCCCTCGCCGACGCCGGCGACCTCGTCGTCGCGACCGTCGCGGGGTTCCCGTCCGGCAAGCACACCAGCGCCGTCAAGGCCGCCGAGGCCGCCGCCGCCGTGCAGGCCGGCGCGCACGAGGTCGACATGGTCATCGACGTCGGCGCGGCGCTCGCGGGCGAGGTCGACGCCGTCCGCGCCGACATCGCCGCGGTCCGCACGGCGGCCCCGGCCCCCACCGTCCTGAAGGTCATCGTCGAGTCGGCCGCCCTGCCGGACGAGACGCTGGTGGCCGTGTGCCGGGCCGCGGAGGAGGCCGGCGCCGACTTCGTGAAGACGTCGACGGGTTTCCACCCCGCCGGTGGCGCCAGCGTCCACGCGATCGAGGTCATGCACGCCACCGTCGGCGGCCGGCTGGGCATCAAGGCCAGCGGCGGGATCCGCACCACCCAGGCGGCGCTCGCGCTGCTGGACGCGGGTGCGACGCGGCTCGGGCTGTCGGGCTCGGCGGCGGTGCTGGACGGCCTGACGGACTGA
- a CDS encoding HAD-IIA family hydrolase: MSTAKNGIECWLTDMDGVLVHEEHALPGAAEFLQRLADSSRRFLVLTNNSIFTPRDLSARLSRSGIEVPEENIWTSALATADFLSRQMPGGSAYVIGESGLTTALYEAGYTTTDTDPDYVVLGETRTYSFEAITKAIRLVEAGARFIATNPDATGPSKEGSLPATGSVAALITRATGAEPYFVGKPNPMMFRSAMNRIEAHSETTAMIGDRMDTDVVAGIEAGLTTFLVLTGSTKREQVRRFPFQPHAIVDGIGDLIDLI; the protein is encoded by the coding sequence ATGAGCACGGCGAAGAACGGCATCGAGTGCTGGCTGACGGACATGGACGGCGTCCTCGTCCACGAGGAGCACGCCCTGCCCGGGGCGGCGGAGTTCCTGCAGCGCCTCGCCGACTCCAGCCGGCGGTTCCTGGTGCTGACGAACAACTCGATCTTCACCCCGCGCGACCTGTCGGCCCGGTTGTCGCGCAGCGGGATCGAGGTCCCGGAGGAGAACATCTGGACGTCCGCGCTGGCCACGGCGGACTTCCTCTCGCGGCAGATGCCGGGCGGTTCGGCGTACGTCATCGGGGAGTCGGGCCTGACGACAGCCCTGTACGAGGCCGGGTACACGACGACCGACACCGACCCCGACTACGTGGTGCTCGGGGAGACCCGGACCTACTCCTTCGAGGCCATCACCAAGGCCATCCGGCTGGTCGAGGCCGGGGCGCGGTTCATCGCCACGAACCCCGACGCGACCGGCCCCTCCAAGGAGGGTTCGCTGCCCGCGACCGGTTCCGTGGCGGCGCTCATCACGCGGGCCACGGGCGCCGAACCGTACTTCGTGGGCAAACCCAACCCGATGATGTTCCGCTCGGCGATGAACCGGATCGAGGCCCACTCCGAGACCACCGCGATGATCGGTGACCGGATGGACACCGACGTCGTCGCGGGGATCGAGGCCGGGCTGACGACGTTCCTCGTCCTGACCGGGTCCACCAAGCGCGAGCAGGTGCGGCGCTTCCCGTTCCAGCCGCACGCGATCGTCGACGGGATCGGGGACCTGATCGACCTGATCTGA
- a CDS encoding glycerol dehydrogenase — MSRPSSPAIRTLIGPGRYVQGAGALGRLGEHLRPLGSAPLVVADDVVWGFAGHEVEASLRAAGLPARREGFGGVPSAREVDRLVGVVRQAGADVLVALGGGSTIDAVKAAGFLAGTRWATVPTVASTDAPTSALAVIYTDAGEFEEYRFFPRNPDLVLVDTQLIVSAPAHFLAAGVGDALATWLEARATVASGSATMAGGLPTQAAAALARLSWDVLWDNALPALDAVRDHLVTPAVEKVVEANTLLSGVGFESGGLAAAHAVHNGLTAVPQTHGLAHGQKVNIGSITQLVLEGAPTSEIRDFVEFTTRVGLPTTLTEVGLRPSDTEELARVAAAATVPAETIHSMPFAVSAADVAAALASIEGFSRRVRAEAGLPEPVPFTGRH, encoded by the coding sequence GTGTCCCGTCCCAGCTCTCCCGCGATCCGCACCCTCATCGGCCCCGGGCGCTACGTCCAGGGCGCCGGCGCCCTCGGACGCCTCGGGGAGCACCTGCGGCCCCTCGGTTCGGCCCCCCTCGTCGTGGCCGACGACGTCGTCTGGGGCTTCGCCGGGCACGAGGTCGAGGCCTCCCTGCGGGCCGCCGGGCTGCCCGCGCGCCGGGAGGGGTTCGGCGGGGTGCCCTCGGCCCGCGAGGTCGACCGTCTCGTCGGTGTCGTCCGGCAGGCCGGCGCCGACGTCCTCGTCGCCCTCGGCGGCGGCAGCACCATCGACGCCGTCAAGGCCGCCGGGTTCCTCGCCGGCACCCGCTGGGCCACCGTCCCGACGGTGGCCTCGACCGACGCGCCCACCTCGGCGCTCGCGGTGATCTACACCGACGCCGGGGAGTTCGAGGAGTACCGGTTCTTCCCCCGCAACCCCGACCTCGTCCTCGTCGACACGCAGCTGATCGTGAGCGCGCCCGCCCACTTCCTCGCCGCCGGGGTCGGTGACGCCCTGGCGACGTGGCTGGAGGCGCGCGCGACGGTGGCCTCGGGATCGGCGACGATGGCGGGCGGGCTGCCCACCCAGGCCGCCGCGGCGCTGGCCCGGTTGAGCTGGGACGTGCTGTGGGACAACGCGCTGCCCGCGCTGGACGCCGTCCGCGACCACCTGGTGACCCCCGCGGTGGAGAAGGTCGTCGAAGCGAACACGCTGCTGTCCGGGGTGGGGTTCGAGTCCGGTGGTCTGGCGGCCGCGCACGCCGTCCACAACGGGCTCACGGCCGTGCCGCAGACGCACGGGCTGGCGCACGGGCAGAAGGTGAACATCGGCTCGATCACGCAGCTCGTGCTGGAGGGTGCGCCGACCTCGGAGATCCGCGACTTCGTGGAGTTCACGACCCGGGTCGGACTGCCGACCACGCTGACCGAGGTGGGGTTGCGCCCCTCGGACACCGAGGAGCTGGCGAGGGTCGCCGCGGCCGCGACGGTCCCGGCCGAGACGATCCACAGCATGCCGTTCGCGGTGTCCGCGGCGGACGTCGCGGCGGCCCTGGCCTCGATCGAGGGCTTCTCCCGGCGGGTGCGCGCCGAGGCGGGGCTGCCCGAGCCGGTGCCGTTCACCGGCCGGCACTGA
- a CDS encoding GGDEF domain-containing protein: MLGDQDRPSLRPTVLTIAAGLLCVAVAQVPSPESDAGTLLYLLPVVASVLTAAVAVPRIPAGFRRPWWWLLANLVLLLLGETVFAVLDLRGSQTWPTPGDACYLLGYVPVTVGLLSLNRQRTSTRYRGSLLDAAILSLSAATLFGVFVILPVASDSAQPLLARVVSSAYPVADVLLFFLVARLVTGPGARPPAFWLLVAATSSTIVADVAWNLQQLTTGGSESGRAVNVLWLLYYVGFAAAAVDARTPGHHVDASESTGGLTAPRLFVLAVAAALPSAVLVTMALTRRPVAVGWLAAGSVALIALVVGRVWDLLQRLRSQSRRLEALARTDPLTGLANRRTLEHELSRQCRADRGDEVFLALVDLDHFKRYNDSRGHQAGDDLLKAASAAWVESLGAGGFLARWGGEEFVAVVTGSATDAAHRFEALRRVVPDGQTCSVGVAQWVPGEAVDATLQRADAALYAAKAAGRDRCEVAAQPVG; this comes from the coding sequence GTGCTCGGAGACCAGGACCGTCCGTCGCTGCGGCCCACGGTCCTGACGATCGCGGCCGGGCTGCTGTGCGTCGCCGTCGCCCAGGTCCCCTCCCCGGAGTCGGACGCGGGCACCCTGCTCTACCTGCTGCCCGTGGTGGCCTCGGTGCTGACCGCGGCGGTCGCGGTGCCGCGGATCCCGGCGGGGTTCCGCCGGCCGTGGTGGTGGCTGCTGGCCAACCTGGTCCTCCTCCTGCTCGGCGAGACGGTCTTCGCGGTGCTCGACCTGCGCGGGTCGCAGACCTGGCCCACCCCGGGCGACGCCTGCTACCTGCTGGGCTACGTGCCGGTGACGGTCGGGCTGCTGTCGCTGAACCGGCAGCGCACGAGCACCCGGTACCGGGGCAGCCTGCTGGACGCCGCGATCCTGTCCCTGTCGGCGGCGACCCTGTTCGGGGTGTTCGTCATCCTCCCGGTGGCCTCGGACAGCGCCCAGCCCCTGCTGGCCCGCGTGGTCAGCTCGGCCTACCCCGTCGCCGACGTCCTGCTGTTCTTCCTCGTCGCCCGCCTGGTGACGGGCCCGGGGGCCCGGCCGCCGGCGTTCTGGCTGCTCGTGGCCGCCACGAGCAGCACGATCGTGGCCGACGTCGCGTGGAACCTGCAGCAGCTGACGACGGGCGGCAGCGAGTCGGGCCGGGCCGTGAACGTGCTGTGGCTGCTCTACTACGTCGGGTTCGCCGCGGCGGCGGTGGACGCGCGGACGCCCGGGCACCACGTGGACGCGTCGGAGTCCACCGGGGGGCTGACCGCGCCGCGGTTGTTCGTCCTGGCGGTCGCGGCCGCGCTGCCCTCGGCGGTCCTGGTGACGATGGCGCTCACGCGCCGGCCCGTGGCAGTCGGCTGGCTGGCGGCCGGCTCGGTGGCCCTGATCGCCCTGGTCGTCGGGCGCGTCTGGGACCTGCTGCAGCGCCTGCGGTCGCAGTCGCGCCGGCTGGAGGCCCTGGCCCGGACGGACCCCCTGACGGGCCTGGCCAACCGGCGCACCCTGGAGCACGAGCTGTCCCGGCAGTGCCGGGCCGACCGCGGCGACGAGGTCTTCCTGGCGCTCGTCGACCTCGACCACTTCAAGCGCTACAACGACAGCCGCGGCCACCAGGCCGGTGACGACCTCCTCAAGGCCGCCAGCGCCGCCTGGGTGGAGTCCCTGGGCGCCGGGGGGTTCCTGGCCCGTTGGGGCGGTGAGGAGTTCGTCGCCGTCGTGACGGGGTCGGCCACCGACGCCGCGCACCGGTTCGAGGCGCTGCGCCGGGTGGTGCCCGACGGGCAGACCTGTTCCGTGGGGGTGGCGCAGTGGGTCCCGGGCGAGGCCGTGGACGCGACGCTGCAGCGCGCCGACGCGGCCCTGTACGCGGCGAAGGCCGCCGGCCGCGACCGGTGCGAGGTGGCGGCCCAGCCCGTCGGCTGA